Proteins from one Malania oleifera isolate guangnan ecotype guangnan chromosome 4, ASM2987363v1, whole genome shotgun sequence genomic window:
- the LOC131154342 gene encoding germin-like protein subfamily 1 member 7 has protein sequence MVKIGAEFLGTVLVVLALASSLAYAADPNPLQDFCVAINDTKGAVFVNGKFCKDPELAVSDDFFTFGIQIPRSTSNSLGSKVTMFNVDTIPGLNTLGVSIARIDYAPGGVNPPHLHPRASELLVVEEGTLYAGFVTSNPDNRLFTKVLYKGDAFVFPMGLIHFQLNLGKTNAVAKASFGSQNAGVTTVANAVFGSNPRINLDVLAKAFQLDKKEVKHLEGLSWFDNAP, from the exons ATGGTGAAAATAGGTGCTGAGTTCCTCGGAACAGTACTCGTGGTTTTGGCTTTGGCTTCCTCATTGGCCTATGCCGCAGACCCAAACCCCCTTCAGGATTTCTGTGTTGCCATTAACGACACAAAGGGTgctg TGTTCGTGAATGGTAAATTCTGCAAAGACCCAGAACTAGCAGTGTCGGATGATTTTTTCACATTCGGAATCCAAATACCTCGAAGTACCTCGAACTCACTGGGATCAAAAGTTACCATGTTCAACGTTGACACCATCCCGGGGCTCAACACTCTAGGCGTTTCCATCGCTCGTATTGACTATGCCCCTGGCGGTGTCAACCCGCCCCACCTTCACCCCCGTGCATCAGAGCTGCTGGTGGTGGAGGAGGGCACTCTCTACGCTGGCTTTGTCACCTCCAACCCTGACAACCGCCTCTTCACCAAGGTCCTCTACAAGGGAGACGCCTTCGTGTTCCCCATGGGTCTCATTCACTTCCAGCTCAATCTAGGCAAGACCAATGCAGTGGCCAAGGCCAGCTTTGGCAGCCAGAATGCGGGCGTGACCACCGTCGCTAATGCTGTCTTTGGGTCGAATCCGCGCATTAATCTAGATGTTCTTGCCAAGGCATTCCAATTGGATAAGAAGGAAGTTAAACATCTTGAAGGACTTTCTTGGTTCGATAACGCCCCTTAG